From a single Miscanthus floridulus cultivar M001 chromosome 8, ASM1932011v1, whole genome shotgun sequence genomic region:
- the LOC136475187 gene encoding 28 kDa ribonucleoprotein, chloroplastic-like, whose product MANSCLSTAAAHSALRLLADASGAQLQLQLQLHHASSSVFPRPARAHHRFVAAPAVPVHRRRALAVTVMASQEEAAAMAVEELEEFTEREGQLQEQDEGQEEGGAVEASSDDSVPSVAASTTTTTKLYFGNLPYNCDSAHLAGIVQEYASPEMVEVLYDRITGRSRGFAFVTMTTVQDCELVIKNLDGSLYGGRTMKVNFADRPKPKLPLYPETEHKLFVGNLSWTVTSEMLTEAFGRCGNVVGARVLYDGETGRSRGYGFVCYSTREQMDEAISSLNGMELEGREIRVNLALGKK is encoded by the exons ATGGCCAACTCCTGCCTCTCCACCGCCGCAGCGCACTCGGCGCTGCGCCTCCTGGCCGACGCCTCCGGGGcgcagctccagctccagctgcAGCTACATCACGCGTCGTCATCAGTGTTTCCGCGCCCGGCGCGCGCGCACCACCGGTTCGTCGCCGCGCCCGCGGTTCCCGTGCATCGGAGGCGCGCGCTCGCGGTCACCGTGATGGCGTCGCAGGAGGAGGCCGCGGCCATGGCTGTCGAGGAGTTGGAGGAGTTCACGGAGAGAGAGGGACAGTTGCAAGAGCAAGACGAAGGGCAGGAGGAAGGTGGAGCCGTCGAGGCTAGCTCGGACGACAGCGTCCCGTCGGTGGCCgcaagcaccaccaccaccaccaagctCTACTTCGGGAACCTGCCGTACAACTGCGACAGCGCGCACCTAGCCGGCATTGTGCAGGAGTACGCCAGCCCGGAGATGGTTGAG GTGTTGTACGATCGTATCACGGGAAGAAGCCGAGGGTTCGCCTTCGTGACGATGACCACGGTTCAAGACTGCGAGTTGGTCATCAAGAACCTCGACGGCAGC CTGTACGGTGGCCGGACGATGAAGGTGAACTTCGCCGACCGGCCGAAGCCGAAGCTGCCGCTGTACCCGGAGACGGAGCACAAGCTGTTCGTCGGCAACCTGTCGTGGACGGTCACGTCGGAGATGCTCACCGAGGCGTTTGGGCGCTGCGGCAACGTGGTCGGCGCGAGGGTGCTCTACGACGGCGAGACCGGCCGCTCCCGGGGCTACGGCTTCGTCTGCTACTCCACCAGGGAGCAGATGGACGAGGCTATTTCCTCGCTCAACGGAATG GAATTGGAAGGCAGGGAGATCAGGGTCAACTTAGCCCTCGGAAAGAAGTAA
- the LOC136475188 gene encoding uncharacterized protein, which produces MAVSIAGSSIRLHVATPTRRRGSVITAASAARLDRRSAALLLLSAAVPAASAATAPPASAAGIGLFGIRKKLERAEEEAAEAVREVEKAVEEAAAEAAAVGGEAVKEAEKEAGQVAGEGLQLVAGAEIAGDGLVQAAVVAGAEALGVAVGLSVVNGILKPEA; this is translated from the coding sequence ATGGCCGTCTCCATCGCCGGCAGCAGCATCCGCCTCCACGTTGCCACGCCCACTCGCCGCCGCGGGAGCGTGAtcaccgccgcctccgccgcgcgGCTCGACCGGCGCTCGGCGGCCCTGCTCCTGCTCTCCGCGGCGGTTCCAGCGGCATCGGCAGCGACAGCTCCACCGGCGAGCGCCGCGGGCATCGGGCTCTTCGGCATCCGCAAGAAGCTGGAGCgcgcggaggaggaggcggccgaGGCGGTGCGGGAGGTGGAGAAGGCcgtggaggaggcggcggcggaggctgcgGCGGTGGGCGGGGAAGCCGTGAAGGAGGCAGAGAAGGAGGCGGGCCAGGTCGCCGGCGAGGGCCTGCAGCTGGTGGCCGGCGCGGAGATCGCCGGGGACGGGCTGGTGCAGGCCGCGGTGGTCGCCGGCGCCGAGGCGCTCGGGGTCGCCGTGGGCCTGTCCGTGGTCAATGGCATCCTGAAGCCCGAAGCGTAG
- the LOC136478341 gene encoding alcohol dehydrogenase class-3 isoform X3, producing MNLQAQKQETRKQELTTDLPWWLIPIIWEAQVQSGPSPVHPPTAPPAALLLAFPIPGDLIVTATSSSTAPLHCSVPSHLPPKPLLPQEAMASPTQGQVITCKAAVAYEPNKPLVIEDVQVAPPQAGEVRVKILFTALCHTDHYTWSGKDPEGLFPCILGHEAAGVVESVGEGVTEVQPGDHVIPCYQAECKECKFCKSGKTNLCGKVRGATGVGVMMNDMKSRFSVNGKPIYHFMGTSTFSQYTVVHDVSVAKINPQAPLDKVCLLGCGVPTGLGAVWNTAKVEAGSIVAVFGLGTVGLAVAEGAKAAGASRIIGIDIDNKKFDVVVEQQQQQQQQQQSL from the exons ATGAATCTGcaagctcaaaaacaagaaaccAGGAAACAAGAGTTGACG ACTGATCTGCCATGGTGGCTAATCCCAATAATTTGGGAAGCCCAAGTCCAGAGCGGGCCCAGCCCAGTTCATCCTCCTACTGCTCCGCCGGCCGCTCTTCTTCTTGCCTTCCCTATCCCCGGGGACCTCATAGTCACAGCCACATCCTCCTCCACTGCGCCTCTCCATTGCTCCGTTCCATCGCATCTACCACCCAAACCCCTACTCCCCCAGGAAGCAATGGCTTCCCCCACCCAGGGCCAGGTCATCACCTGCAAAG CGGCGGTGGCGTACGAGCCGAACAAGCCGCTCGTGATCGAGGACGTGCAGGTGGCGCCGCCGCAGGCCGGCGAGGTCCGCGTCAAGATCCTCTTCACCGCGCTCTGCCACACCGACCACTACACCTGGAGCGGCAAG GATCCCGAGGGTCTCTTTCCTTGCATTCTTGGCCACGAAGCTGCCGG AGTTGTGGAAAGTGTCGGCGAAGGAGTAACTGAGGTGCAGCCTGGGGATCATGTCATTCCTTGTTACCAGGCAGAATGCAAAGAGTGCAAGTTTTGCAAGAGCGGAAAGACCAACCTCTGTGGTAAGGTTCGTGGTGCCACTGGCGTGGGTGTCATGATGAATGATATGAAGAGCAGGTTCTCTGTAAATGGAAAGCCCATTTACCATTTCATGGGGACATCAACATTCAGCCAGTACACTGTGGTGCATGATGTCAGTGTTGCAAAGATCAACCCACAGGCACCCCTAGATAAAGTCTGCCTGCTCGGTTGTGGTGTTCCTACTG GTCTTGGAGCAGTGTGGAATACTGCAAAGGTTGAAGCTGGCTCTATTGTTGCTGTTTTTGGCCTTGGCACAGTTGGACTTGCA GTTGCTGAGGGTGCAAAAGCTGCTGGTGCTTCTCGAATTATTGGCATTGACATTGACAATAAAAAGTTTGACGTTG TTgtggaacaacaacaacaacaacaacaacaacaacaaagcctttaa
- the LOC136478341 gene encoding alcohol dehydrogenase class-3 isoform X1, with the protein MNLQAQKQETRKQELTTDLPWWLIPIIWEAQVQSGPSPVHPPTAPPAALLLAFPIPGDLIVTATSSSTAPLHCSVPSHLPPKPLLPQEAMASPTQGQVITCKAAVAYEPNKPLVIEDVQVAPPQAGEVRVKILFTALCHTDHYTWSGKDPEGLFPCILGHEAAGVVESVGEGVTEVQPGDHVIPCYQAECKECKFCKSGKTNLCGKVRGATGVGVMMNDMKSRFSVNGKPIYHFMGTSTFSQYTVVHDVSVAKINPQAPLDKVCLLGCGVPTGLGAVWNTAKVEAGSIVAVFGLGTVGLAVAEGAKAAGASRIIGIDIDNKKFDVAKNFGVTEFVNPKDHDKPIQQVLVDLTDGGLDYSFECIGNVSVMRAALECCHKGWGTSVIVGVAASGQEIATRPFQLVTGRVWKGTAFGGFKSRTQVPWLVDKYMNKEIKVDEYITHNMNLADINDAFHLLHEGGCLRCVLAMQI; encoded by the exons ATGAATCTGcaagctcaaaaacaagaaaccAGGAAACAAGAGTTGACG ACTGATCTGCCATGGTGGCTAATCCCAATAATTTGGGAAGCCCAAGTCCAGAGCGGGCCCAGCCCAGTTCATCCTCCTACTGCTCCGCCGGCCGCTCTTCTTCTTGCCTTCCCTATCCCCGGGGACCTCATAGTCACAGCCACATCCTCCTCCACTGCGCCTCTCCATTGCTCCGTTCCATCGCATCTACCACCCAAACCCCTACTCCCCCAGGAAGCAATGGCTTCCCCCACCCAGGGCCAGGTCATCACCTGCAAAG CGGCGGTGGCGTACGAGCCGAACAAGCCGCTCGTGATCGAGGACGTGCAGGTGGCGCCGCCGCAGGCCGGCGAGGTCCGCGTCAAGATCCTCTTCACCGCGCTCTGCCACACCGACCACTACACCTGGAGCGGCAAG GATCCCGAGGGTCTCTTTCCTTGCATTCTTGGCCACGAAGCTGCCGG AGTTGTGGAAAGTGTCGGCGAAGGAGTAACTGAGGTGCAGCCTGGGGATCATGTCATTCCTTGTTACCAGGCAGAATGCAAAGAGTGCAAGTTTTGCAAGAGCGGAAAGACCAACCTCTGTGGTAAGGTTCGTGGTGCCACTGGCGTGGGTGTCATGATGAATGATATGAAGAGCAGGTTCTCTGTAAATGGAAAGCCCATTTACCATTTCATGGGGACATCAACATTCAGCCAGTACACTGTGGTGCATGATGTCAGTGTTGCAAAGATCAACCCACAGGCACCCCTAGATAAAGTCTGCCTGCTCGGTTGTGGTGTTCCTACTG GTCTTGGAGCAGTGTGGAATACTGCAAAGGTTGAAGCTGGCTCTATTGTTGCTGTTTTTGGCCTTGGCACAGTTGGACTTGCA GTTGCTGAGGGTGCAAAAGCTGCTGGTGCTTCTCGAATTATTGGCATTGACATTGACAATAAAAAGTTTGACGTTG CAAAGAACTTTGGAGTTACAGAATTTGTTAACCCAAAAGACCATGACAAACCAATACAGCAGGTCTTAGTTGATCTTACAGATGGTGGTCTGGATTACAGTTTTGAATGCATTGGAAATGTTTCAGTTATGAGGGCTGCACTGGAATGCTGCCACAAG GGCTGGGGAACCTCTGTCATCGTTGGTGTCGCTGCTTCTGGCCAGGAGATTGCCACACGGCCATTCCAGCTCGTTACTGGCCGTGTCTGGAAGGGAACAGCTTTTGGTGGCTTCAAGAGCCGAACCCAGGTCCCATGGCTTGTTGATAAGTACATGAACAAG GAAATTAAGGTGGATGAGTACATTACCCACAACATGAACCTGGCTGACATCAATGACGCGTTCCACCTGCTCCACGAAGGTGGCTGCCTGCGCTGCGTGCTGGCAATGCAAATTTGA
- the LOC136478341 gene encoding alcohol dehydrogenase class-3 isoform X2 translates to MASPTQGQVITCKAAVAYEPNKPLVIEDVQVAPPQAGEVRVKILFTALCHTDHYTWSGKDPEGLFPCILGHEAAGVVESVGEGVTEVQPGDHVIPCYQAECKECKFCKSGKTNLCGKVRGATGVGVMMNDMKSRFSVNGKPIYHFMGTSTFSQYTVVHDVSVAKINPQAPLDKVCLLGCGVPTGLGAVWNTAKVEAGSIVAVFGLGTVGLAVAEGAKAAGASRIIGIDIDNKKFDVAKNFGVTEFVNPKDHDKPIQQVLVDLTDGGLDYSFECIGNVSVMRAALECCHKGWGTSVIVGVAASGQEIATRPFQLVTGRVWKGTAFGGFKSRTQVPWLVDKYMNKEIKVDEYITHNMNLADINDAFHLLHEGGCLRCVLAMQI, encoded by the exons ATGGCTTCCCCCACCCAGGGCCAGGTCATCACCTGCAAAG CGGCGGTGGCGTACGAGCCGAACAAGCCGCTCGTGATCGAGGACGTGCAGGTGGCGCCGCCGCAGGCCGGCGAGGTCCGCGTCAAGATCCTCTTCACCGCGCTCTGCCACACCGACCACTACACCTGGAGCGGCAAG GATCCCGAGGGTCTCTTTCCTTGCATTCTTGGCCACGAAGCTGCCGG AGTTGTGGAAAGTGTCGGCGAAGGAGTAACTGAGGTGCAGCCTGGGGATCATGTCATTCCTTGTTACCAGGCAGAATGCAAAGAGTGCAAGTTTTGCAAGAGCGGAAAGACCAACCTCTGTGGTAAGGTTCGTGGTGCCACTGGCGTGGGTGTCATGATGAATGATATGAAGAGCAGGTTCTCTGTAAATGGAAAGCCCATTTACCATTTCATGGGGACATCAACATTCAGCCAGTACACTGTGGTGCATGATGTCAGTGTTGCAAAGATCAACCCACAGGCACCCCTAGATAAAGTCTGCCTGCTCGGTTGTGGTGTTCCTACTG GTCTTGGAGCAGTGTGGAATACTGCAAAGGTTGAAGCTGGCTCTATTGTTGCTGTTTTTGGCCTTGGCACAGTTGGACTTGCA GTTGCTGAGGGTGCAAAAGCTGCTGGTGCTTCTCGAATTATTGGCATTGACATTGACAATAAAAAGTTTGACGTTG CAAAGAACTTTGGAGTTACAGAATTTGTTAACCCAAAAGACCATGACAAACCAATACAGCAGGTCTTAGTTGATCTTACAGATGGTGGTCTGGATTACAGTTTTGAATGCATTGGAAATGTTTCAGTTATGAGGGCTGCACTGGAATGCTGCCACAAG GGCTGGGGAACCTCTGTCATCGTTGGTGTCGCTGCTTCTGGCCAGGAGATTGCCACACGGCCATTCCAGCTCGTTACTGGCCGTGTCTGGAAGGGAACAGCTTTTGGTGGCTTCAAGAGCCGAACCCAGGTCCCATGGCTTGTTGATAAGTACATGAACAAG GAAATTAAGGTGGATGAGTACATTACCCACAACATGAACCTGGCTGACATCAATGACGCGTTCCACCTGCTCCACGAAGGTGGCTGCCTGCGCTGCGTGCTGGCAATGCAAATTTGA
- the LOC136478347 gene encoding uncharacterized protein isoform X2: MDAGDASTSLALTAAEPSPPSPTRRSKRPGKPPKRFVHTPIPPSILSDPTLAAAATSLLPASYNFELPKTAHRIRSAAARRVALQLPEGLLLFALPLSHLLAPYLEPDPANDVLVLADATYGACCLADRPAMALAADVLVHYGHSCLVPVTSSLLPVLYIFVEIRVDAARLAAAVRNAFPDPAAAPRLAIAGTVQFIAAVHAAREMLTKEGYRDIVVPQAKPLSAGEILGCTAPTLKKSEEVGAVVFVADGRFHLEAFMIANPGVKAYRFDPFLGVLVLEEYDHVGMKQARKAAVLAARKAKNWGVILGTLGRQGSTKVLDRVVEHLEEKELEHTVVLMSELSPARMELFGDSIDAWVQIACPRLSIDWGEGFKKPVLTTFEFDVALGYVPGWWEKGSRECGGECGSGCCSGSGTCGNCNCSGGDFGGDYPMDYYSQDGGDWNSCYMKKKPSTGERKLRVRIGNGVRAEDKRRNQDCL; the protein is encoded by the exons atgGACGCCGGCGACGCCTCCACATCGCTTGCCCTCACGGCGGCGGAGCCATCACCGCCGAGCCCCACCAGGAGGAGCAAGAGGCCGGGCAAACCGCCGAAGCGCTTCGTGCACACCCCGATCCCGCCCTCCATCCTCTCCGACCCGACCCTggcggccgccgccacctccctcCTCCCGGCCAGCTACAACTTCGAGCTCCCCAAGACGGCGCACCGCATACGGTCCGCGGCCGCCCGCCGCGTGGCGCTGCAGCTCCCCGAGGGCCTGCTCCTCTTCGCGCTCCCGCTCTCGCACCTCCTCGCGCCCTACCTCGAGCCCGACCCCGCCAacgacgtcctcgtcctcgccgACGCCACCTACGGGGCCTGCTGCCTCGCCGACCGCCCCGCCATGGCGCTCGCcgccgacgtcctcgtccactaCGGCCACTCCTGCCTCGTCCCCGTCACGTCCTCCCTCCTCCCTGTGCTTTACATCTTCGTCGAGATCCGCGTCGACGCCGCTCGCCTCGCCGCTGCCGTCCGCAACGCCTTCCCGGACCCCGCCGCCGCGCCCCGCCTCGCCATCGCCGGGACCGTGCAGTTCATCGCCGCGGTGCACGCCGCGCGCGAGATGCTCACGAAAGAGGGCTACCGCGACATCGTCGTGCCGCAGGCGAAGCCGCTCTCCGCCGGCGAGATTCTGGGGTGCACCGCCCCGACGCTCAAGAAATCGGAGGAGGTGGGCGCGGTGGTGTTCGTCGCCGACGGGAGGTTCCACCTCGAGGCGTTTATGATCGCCAATCCCGGGGTGAAGGCCTACCGTTTCGACCCATTTCTTGGGGTTCTCGTTCTGGAGGAGTATGACCATGTTGGCATGAAGCAGGCGAGGAAAGCTGCGGTGTTGGCGGCGAGGAAGGCCAAGAACTGGGGAGTCATACTCGGGACCCTGGGAAGGCAGGGGAGCACGAAGGTTCTCGACAGAGTGGTGGAGCATTTGGAGGAGAAAGAGTTGGAGCACACAGTGGTGCTCATGTCGGAGCTTTCCCCGGCGAGGATGGAGCTGTTTGGAGATTCGATTGATGCCTGGGTGCAAATTGCTTGTCCACGCTTGTCCATTGATTGGGGGGAGGGTTTCAAGAAGCCAGTGCTGACAACCTTCGAGTTTGATGTCGCACTGGGCTATGTCCCTGGGTGGTGGGAGAAGGGGAGCAGAGAATGTGGTGGTGAATGTGGTAGTGGGTGTTGTTCAGGATCAGGAACTTGTGGAAACTGCAACTGCAGTGGTGGGGATTTTGGTGGTGACTACCCGATGGATTATTATTCGCAAGATGGAGGTGATTGGAATAGCTGCTACATGAAGAAGAAGCCATCTACTGGCGAGAGGAAATTGCGGGTTCGGATTG GCAATGGAGTTCGAGCCGAGGATAAGCGCAGGAATCAGGACTGTTTGTGA
- the LOC136478347 gene encoding uncharacterized protein isoform X1, protein MDAGDASTSLALTAAEPSPPSPTRRSKRPGKPPKRFVHTPIPPSILSDPTLAAAATSLLPASYNFELPKTAHRIRSAAARRVALQLPEGLLLFALPLSHLLAPYLEPDPANDVLVLADATYGACCLADRPAMALAADVLVHYGHSCLVPVTSSLLPVLYIFVEIRVDAARLAAAVRNAFPDPAAAPRLAIAGTVQFIAAVHAAREMLTKEGYRDIVVPQAKPLSAGEILGCTAPTLKKSEEVGAVVFVADGRFHLEAFMIANPGVKAYRFDPFLGVLVLEEYDHVGMKQARKAAVLAARKAKNWGVILGTLGRQGSTKVLDRVVEHLEEKELEHTVVLMSELSPARMELFGDSIDAWVQIACPRLSIDWGEGFKKPVLTTFEFDVALGYVPGWWEKGSRECGGECGSGCCSGSGTCGNCNCSGGDFGGDYPMDYYSQDGGDWNSCYMKKKPSTGERKLRVRIAGNGVRAEDKRRNQDCL, encoded by the exons atgGACGCCGGCGACGCCTCCACATCGCTTGCCCTCACGGCGGCGGAGCCATCACCGCCGAGCCCCACCAGGAGGAGCAAGAGGCCGGGCAAACCGCCGAAGCGCTTCGTGCACACCCCGATCCCGCCCTCCATCCTCTCCGACCCGACCCTggcggccgccgccacctccctcCTCCCGGCCAGCTACAACTTCGAGCTCCCCAAGACGGCGCACCGCATACGGTCCGCGGCCGCCCGCCGCGTGGCGCTGCAGCTCCCCGAGGGCCTGCTCCTCTTCGCGCTCCCGCTCTCGCACCTCCTCGCGCCCTACCTCGAGCCCGACCCCGCCAacgacgtcctcgtcctcgccgACGCCACCTACGGGGCCTGCTGCCTCGCCGACCGCCCCGCCATGGCGCTCGCcgccgacgtcctcgtccactaCGGCCACTCCTGCCTCGTCCCCGTCACGTCCTCCCTCCTCCCTGTGCTTTACATCTTCGTCGAGATCCGCGTCGACGCCGCTCGCCTCGCCGCTGCCGTCCGCAACGCCTTCCCGGACCCCGCCGCCGCGCCCCGCCTCGCCATCGCCGGGACCGTGCAGTTCATCGCCGCGGTGCACGCCGCGCGCGAGATGCTCACGAAAGAGGGCTACCGCGACATCGTCGTGCCGCAGGCGAAGCCGCTCTCCGCCGGCGAGATTCTGGGGTGCACCGCCCCGACGCTCAAGAAATCGGAGGAGGTGGGCGCGGTGGTGTTCGTCGCCGACGGGAGGTTCCACCTCGAGGCGTTTATGATCGCCAATCCCGGGGTGAAGGCCTACCGTTTCGACCCATTTCTTGGGGTTCTCGTTCTGGAGGAGTATGACCATGTTGGCATGAAGCAGGCGAGGAAAGCTGCGGTGTTGGCGGCGAGGAAGGCCAAGAACTGGGGAGTCATACTCGGGACCCTGGGAAGGCAGGGGAGCACGAAGGTTCTCGACAGAGTGGTGGAGCATTTGGAGGAGAAAGAGTTGGAGCACACAGTGGTGCTCATGTCGGAGCTTTCCCCGGCGAGGATGGAGCTGTTTGGAGATTCGATTGATGCCTGGGTGCAAATTGCTTGTCCACGCTTGTCCATTGATTGGGGGGAGGGTTTCAAGAAGCCAGTGCTGACAACCTTCGAGTTTGATGTCGCACTGGGCTATGTCCCTGGGTGGTGGGAGAAGGGGAGCAGAGAATGTGGTGGTGAATGTGGTAGTGGGTGTTGTTCAGGATCAGGAACTTGTGGAAACTGCAACTGCAGTGGTGGGGATTTTGGTGGTGACTACCCGATGGATTATTATTCGCAAGATGGAGGTGATTGGAATAGCTGCTACATGAAGAAGAAGCCATCTACTGGCGAGAGGAAATTGCGGGTTCGGATTG CAGGCAATGGAGTTCGAGCCGAGGATAAGCGCAGGAATCAGGACTGTTTGTGA